The following DNA comes from Occultella kanbiaonis.
CAGACGATCGGGTGGGTCGCTCGGATGCTGCACGACGAGGTCCGCGGGTACGCCGAGCCGAGCCGGACGGGGTAGCGTGCGTTCGTGAATGCTGCGCAGGTGGTCGGGTCGATCGCGGACGTGTTCACCTGGACGACCCTGCCGCTCGGCCTGCTCTGCATCCTGGTCGCGGCCGTGGCCAAGGCGTGGCTGCGCGGGGCGCCGGAGCCATCCGCGATCAGCACCCTGCGGCTCGTCGGCGGGCTGCTGGTGGGCGTTGGCCTGCTCTCGATCGTCGTCTCGGTCGTGCTGACGTTCGCGGGCGGCTGAGCCGCGTGTTCGCCCCAGCACCACCGGACCTGGTCGAGGTGACGCCCGGTTCCGTGACGCTGCACGACCGGCGCACCTCCACGCGGTGGCAGGTCGACGTCACCGCACATCTGCTCGGACGGACACCCGTCACCCAGGCGCAGTACCGCGCCGTGCTCGGCGCCTCCCCGAGTGCCGCGACCGGAGACGATCTCCCGGTGGAGACCGTCTCCTGGCTCGACGCCGTGCGGTTCTGCAACGCGCTGTCGATGCGTGAGCACCTCGAGCCGGCCTACACGATCGACGACGAGGTGACCTCCGCCGTCGGGAGTACCGGCTACCGGCTCCCCACGGAGGCGGAATGGGAGCATGCCTGCCGGGCCGGCACCACCGGACCGCGCTACGGCGAGCTCGACGAGATCGCTTGGTACGCCGGGAACTCGGGGGAGCGGCCGCACCGGGTCGCCACCCGGGCGCCGAACGCGTGGGGGCTGCACGACATGCTCGGCAACGTCTGGGAATGGTGCTTCGAGCGCTACGACCCGGACGTCTACGGGGACTATCGGGTGTTGCGCGGCGGCGGTTGGAGCGACCCGGAGTGGAGCGTGCGGGCCGGGGTCCGTAGACGCAGTCACCCGACCTTCGCCATCGAGGACGTCGGGTTCCGGCTGGCCCGGTCGCTGCCCTGACGCGGCGTCACCGCCACGGAACGCGAACGCCCGGAACCGC
Coding sequences within:
- a CDS encoding formylglycine-generating enzyme family protein; its protein translation is MFAPAPPDLVEVTPGSVTLHDRRTSTRWQVDVTAHLLGRTPVTQAQYRAVLGASPSAATGDDLPVETVSWLDAVRFCNALSMREHLEPAYTIDDEVTSAVGSTGYRLPTEAEWEHACRAGTTGPRYGELDEIAWYAGNSGERPHRVATRAPNAWGLHDMLGNVWEWCFERYDPDVYGDYRVLRGGGWSDPEWSVRAGVRRRSHPTFAIEDVGFRLARSLP